The Camelina sativa cultivar DH55 chromosome 18, Cs, whole genome shotgun sequence DNA window ATTAGTATCATTTAGCAAAACAGATAACAAAACTTTAGCTTCAAGATTCTAattctcttcctttctttccCCTTTTGACCTAAAGTTTTTGATCACTTTCTCATCATATATTCATTCCTCTTGAGCGCAGAGAAGTCTAAGATGAAGTTCATGAAAATAGGGACAAAGCCTGACACTTTCTACACTCAAGATGCTTCAAGGTTGTTCCCTTCATCTCTGTGCCTCTATATTCCCAAATCTCATTTtctctaataaaatatttacacTGCAGGATTTTGATAACAGACACACCCAACGATCTCGTTGTTAGAATCAACAACACCACTTATCATCTCCACAGAGTATATCTCGAATGAATTTTATTCTCATAGcagcacacacacacacatatatatatatgtgtatgttaATAGTGTTTTTCATATTTCTCTGCAGTCTTCTCTTGTTCCAAAATGTGGGCTGTTGCCAAGGCTTTTCACTGATTCAGAGGAGTCTGATAGTGTTACGATAGAGCTGAATGACATACCTGGAGGTGCTGATGCTTTTGAGCTGTGTGCTAAGTTCTGCTACGGCATCACCATCAACCTTAGTGCTCATAACCTTGTGAATGTGCTCTGTGCCTCCACGTTTCTTCGGATGTCTGATTCTGTTGAGAAGGGAAATTTGTTACCAAAGCTTGAAGCTTTTTTCCACTCCTGCGTTCTCCAAGGCTGGAAAGACTCCATTGTCGCTTTGCAGTCCACTTCCAAATTGCCAGAGTGGTGTGAGAATCTTGGAATCATCAGAAAGAGTATAGATTCAATTGTGGAGAAGATCCTCACTCCAATTGCAGAGGTTTGTTcagatttttctcttttgagtCTCGATGATATACTTGCACATCGTTTGATCTTTCTTTTCGTTTTGCAGGTCTCCTGGTCTCATACATACACCAGACCAGGCTATGCAAAGAGACAACACCACTCTGTTCCAAAAGACTGGTGGACAGAAGACATATCAGACCTTGACTTGGACTTATTCCGCTGTGTTATCACAGCAGCCAGGTCAACCTTCACGCTTCCGCCTCAGCTCATTGGTGAAGCTTTGCATGTATACACCTGCCGTTGGTTACCATACTTCAAATCAAAGAGCCATTCAGGTTTCTCAGTTAAAGAAAACGAAGCAGCGCTGGAAAGGCATCGGCGTGTTGTTAACACAGTTGTGAATATGATTCCAGCAGATAAAGGGTCGGTTTCAGAGGGGTTTTTGCTGAGACTTGTTAGCATAGCGAGTTATGTTGGAGCATCTCTTACAACAAAGACTGAGTTGATTAGAAAAGCTGGTCTGCAACTCGACGAGGCAACTCTTGAAGACCTCTTGTTGCGTTCACACTCATCCTCTCATCACCGTCGCTATGATACCGACTTGGTTGCTacagttcttgagagttttttAATGCTCTGGAGAAGACAATCTTCTGCGCATCTTTCTAGTAACAACAGTCAATTGCTGCATTCAATCAGGAAAGTGGCGAAGCTTATTGATTCCTATCTTCAGGCAGTGGCACAAGATGTCCATATGTCAGTTTCCAAATTCGTGTCTCTTGCTGAGGCAGTGCCCGACATTGCACGTGAGAGCCATGACAGACTTTACAAAGC harbors:
- the LOC104760186 gene encoding BTB/POZ domain-containing protein At5g47800 isoform X2; this encodes MKFMKIGTKPDTFYTQDASRILITDTPNDLVVRINNTTYHLHRSSLVPKCGLLPRLFTDSEESDSVTIELNDIPGGADAFELCAKFCYGITINLSAHNLVNVLCASTFLRMSDSVEKGNLLPKLEAFFHSCVLQGWKDSIVALQSTSKLPEWCENLGIIRKSIDSIVEKILTPIAEVSWSHTYTRPGYAKRQHHSVPKDWWTEDISDLDLDLFRCVITAARSTFTLPPQLIGEALHVYTCRWLPYFKSKSHSDKGSVSEGFLLRLVSIASYVGASLTTKTELIRKAGLQLDEATLEDLLLRSHSSSHHRRYDTDLVATVLESFLMLWRRQSSAHLSSNNSQLLHSIRKVAKLIDSYLQAVAQDVHMSVSKFVSLAEAVPDIARESHDRLYKAINTYLKVHPEISKEEKKQLCRSLDCQKLSAEVRARAVKNERMPLRTVVQALFFDQESSSKGASSRLDSQELFSRGKETSTDIHSRMHKLHLGQAETASIGKAKNILEGAKRGEEKIRSSTDPKKIVRKGTRSEHKHHISRDR
- the LOC104760186 gene encoding BTB/POZ domain-containing protein At5g47800 isoform X1, whose amino-acid sequence is MKFMKIGTKPDTFYTQDASRILITDTPNDLVVRINNTTYHLHRSSLVPKCGLLPRLFTDSEESDSVTIELNDIPGGADAFELCAKFCYGITINLSAHNLVNVLCASTFLRMSDSVEKGNLLPKLEAFFHSCVLQGWKDSIVALQSTSKLPEWCENLGIIRKSIDSIVEKILTPIAEVSWSHTYTRPGYAKRQHHSVPKDWWTEDISDLDLDLFRCVITAARSTFTLPPQLIGEALHVYTCRWLPYFKSKSHSGFSVKENEAALERHRRVVNTVVNMIPADKGSVSEGFLLRLVSIASYVGASLTTKTELIRKAGLQLDEATLEDLLLRSHSSSHHRRYDTDLVATVLESFLMLWRRQSSAHLSSNNSQLLHSIRKVAKLIDSYLQAVAQDVHMSVSKFVSLAEAVPDIARESHDRLYKAINTYLKVHPEISKEEKKQLCRSLDCQKLSAEVRARAVKNERMPLRTVVQALFFDQESSSKGASSRLDSQELFSRGKETSTDIHSRMHKLHLGQAETASIGKAKNILEGAKRGEEKIRSSTDPKKIVRKGTRSEHKHHISRDR